A genomic stretch from Schistosoma haematobium chromosome 4, whole genome shotgun sequence includes:
- a CDS encoding hypothetical protein (EggNog:ENOG410V5WS~COG:T), translated as MKKTDFLEKLLVSMAGEHPELTRILLDERDQYLARSIWEATGMEEYLKAQALRPNSTSEIHNPSNIEESVVQHRKNIDQSNDYSLDGIAHSSERDNFLNDPSPPHLSCCSHWPPTSILPRVVVAVVGIGHVAGIRKVWSTVNTIKKHELCV; from the coding sequence ATGAAAAAAACAGATTTTCTGGAAAAACTGTTAGTTTCTATGGCTGGTGAACACCCAGAACTAACAAGGATATTGTTAGATGAACGAGATCAATATCTAGCTCGTTCCATCTGGGAGGCTACCGGAATGGAAGAATATTTAAAAGCACAAGCACTAAGGCCGAATTCTACTTCTGAGATACACAATCCTTCAAATATTGAAGAGTCTGTTGTGCAACACCGTAAAAATATTGATCAGTCTAATGACTATTCACTAGATGGAATTGCTCACAGTTCTGAACGAGATAATTTCCTTAATGATCCCTCTCCTCCGCACCTGAGTTGTTGTTCACACTGGCCACCGACCAGTATATTGCCAAGAGTTGTTGTCGCTGTTGTTGGGATAGGTCATGTAGCTGGAATCCGCAAAGTCTGGTCAACAGTTAACACAATTAAAAAACACGAATTATGCGTGTAA